Part of the Plasmodium malariae genome assembly, chromosome: 9 genome is shown below.
TCGGGTAAGCATATTGAATCGGGTGAGCATATCGAATCGGGTGAGCATATCGAATCGGGTGAGCATAACGAACCAGGTAAGCACAACGGCAGCACAGGTAGGGAATTTTTTTCCCTGgaggatataaaaaataagatcgGGTATGAGGTTGATTTTAACTTGCTGACCAACTCActtaatgatattttttctaaagaaATTGTGGAGTTCATACAAGCATCAAAAATTAGCTTTAACATTAGTGATGTATATAAGGAAAGAAGTGtacaaaataaagagaaGTATAAGAAAGCTAAGAgaaatattgaaataataaaaaattattcgaataattctttaattaagaataagaaaaaaaaatattcgaCTAATCATAAGGTAGAAcatgaaatagaaaaagatcAGGGAATCAAATGTCCAAATGGTCAAGTCAAACTCTCTAATCGTTCAGAGGAAGAAAAAGGTTTAGTTAATCATATTGAAAAGGaatcttttataaatattaataacacCTTAAATAGCGATgaaaataatcaaaataCTGAAAGGAAGGATGTCAATGAAAAAGATTTAGAAAGGGAAAATGGTTTTTCAATTAATAATGCTATTAAGAAAGGCCTTTCTGgaattaaaatacaaaatatagaGAAGATGGATTTACTTGAAAAATTAGGTTTATCCAGTAAAAAAAACGACATACCTGTAGTAGGATGCACTATTTTTTCGATTaaaggaaatgaaaaaaaggaagatacAAATGAGGAAACAGTGGAGGGAGAATCGGAAGGGGTTCATGATAACACTAAGGTGTTGAATGGGCAGGGGGAAGAAAAATGTGAAGAGGTTGGTGCAAGTGATGGTGACGGGGTGAAGGACAAAACAGATATAGTTGATGGTGTGAACAACAATGAGACGTCCAAGAAAGAGGAAAGCTCGAGCAATGAGAATGAAAGCTGTTATTATGagagtaaaaagaaaaagaaacacGATTCTTCAACAAAAAAGCATGTAAAGGATagaaatttatattcatgTCCCAACTGCAAAGGGCCTTTTTTAATGTGTCCCAATTGTCATAGTAGGTACCCACGATTTTGTGTGAATGAAGATAAAATTGCAATGGAATGTGAATATTGTGATTGCGAacattgttatttttataattgtatatattgtaattttGATTTTCAGAAATGTTTAGATATGATTAAGAAAAATTCACTTAAAGAGggtatattatacaaaataggGAAGCACCTTCATCAGTTTAAGGcaagatattatatattatttgataatttattatactattatgataaacagaaaaatttaaaaccaAGAGGATTTATGTTTTTAGAAGGGTGTTATGTAGAAGTAATAtctaaaaatgataatattaataagtaCGGTTTTTCTATATGTCATAAGGGTACAAAACAGATTCAGAAGAGAAATTTATATGTGAATACATATGAAGAAAGAGAAGAATGGTTACAAGCATTATATTCTActacaaaacaaaatacattatataatttatatgaattacaTGAACAATTAGGTCGAGGAAAATTTTCTACTGTTTATAGaggaataaataaacaaacgaATTCAGAATTTGCTATAAAAGTTATTGATAAAAGGTCTGTTTCGatttatgaaaaagaatTGTTAAGAAGTGAAATATCCATATTACGTTTACTTAGACATCCAAATGTTATTTAtctaaaagaaataattaatacaaaagaaactttatatatatcaatggAATTAGTTAAAGGAGGTGAATTATATGACTTCTTACTTTCAGAAACAAGACTAAGTGAAATACatgcaaataaaattattacacaATTAATTAAGACAGTTGCTTATTTACATAGATGTGGTATTATACATCGTGATATAAAAccagaaaatattttattaacagaTAAGTCAAAAGAAGCACAAATTAAGTTAACAGATTTTGGTTTATCAACCTTATGTGCCCCcaatgaattattaaaagaacCATGTGGTACTTTAGCATATGTTGCTCCTGAGGTTATAACATTACAAGGATATAATCATAAAGTAGATGCATGGTCAATcggtattattttatatttactccTTAGTGGTAAATTACCATTCcctattaataaaaatactgaAATGAATATTcagaaaaattatgttttaaattttaaagattatatatggaaaagTATATCTTCATCAGCTAAGGACCTTATTTCGAAATTACTTGAGTTAAAtgtagaaaaaagaatatcaGCTAATGAAGCTTTAGAACATATATGGATTAAAAACCCAACTGCtgttattaatgaaaattcttttatttataaaaatgaagaaataaatatattaaatttacaaGATGTTAGTGTTAGTACATTTAATATACCAAAATATGCTCCATTACATAttgaagaggaaaaaaatatagaagaagctgaaaataaaaatgtttttagtTTTCATAAAGATAATATGATATGTGAAAATAATGATTCCAATGACGACCCAGTTATCCCATTGCCCTATAGTGGTGCACCAATGAAGGAAAATACCATAGATAAAAATGCGCTTACTTTGTCTAAGGAAAACTCATTTCGTGAGGAACAAGCACAAGCTGATGTATCCCAAAGGAAGGATATGCATCCGGGAAACGATGAAGGAAAGAGTGGCATGAATGGTAAGAGTAGTGAAATTAGTCAGTGCAACCTGAACAGTCAGAATGGGAAGAATAGTCAGGACGAGCCCAATAACGCCGATGTAAATAATACCCAAGCTCAAACAAACACATAGGGGAGGATTCAAattgaaaatgaaaagaagtATAAGCGCTGTGCACATATTCCTCttaaatgaattttaatTTGCACCTTCTAACTTTGTGAAAGTGTGTATGAACTAGCTGTACAAGAATGAACATGTGAACAagcaatataaataattttgtaattacTCAATTTTTgggagggaaaaaaaaaaaaaagaaaaaaaagaggtgCTGCATTGTGGCACAGGtgcatatgtgcatacatttatatatatatgtatatgtatatatgtacgtgtacGTGTATGTGTGCATCCTTATCCATTTACATTTTTGGTACTTGTAAGAACGCCTTTTTTCTAAGGCTCACAAACCTGTACATATTTGAGTGTAATAAGTAGTTCGTAAAATTACGTATTTTGCTCTCTCATGCTccatattttgaaattttttgtagttttgtgtaatttttttatactattttatcttaatttatttttattttattttatttttttgaggCTCTCTTTAGTgaaacatttattattatcattttttttataaaaattatcttcACCTTTGATGGGTATTCTTTATAGGAAATCCCATTTTGTGCTCTCttattctaatttttctttttacgtagtttatttttattttatccattttgttcattttgctCATTCtgttcattttgttcattttgctcattttgttcattttgttcattttgttcattttgctcattttgttcattttgctcattttgttcattttgttcattttgctCATTCtgttcattttgtttattttgctcattttgttcattttgttcattttgttgtttataaatacatatatgcatatacccatgcacacacatacatatacatgtgtacacatatgtatctatttattagtaggtttttttttatgtgttttacatgaaaaaataaacatggttttaaaatttcaattTGATCAGGTGTCTAatcaaatttatttattctaaaggatgaaaaagaatatccttttttacgaaaaaaaaaaattttattttttggcAAAAGATTATTCAATAACGTTTTTCTGGAGAGTGTATAACCTTTCCGTACCTAATAAACGTCACACGTCACatgtttgtacatatatatatatacatatatatatatatatatatatgtatatgtatatgtattaacatgccttataaatatatgtacatgtgtacagATTCTaataatacatgtataaaattCGTGcccattcttttttttgaaataagaTGAAGATGAGATGCCCCTGTGTTTATGAGTTTTAAGACAGGAATCAGATTcgagcaaaaaaaaaaaaaaaaaaaaaatatatataaataaatatacattaatataaatacataaatatacattcatataaatacataaatatacattcatataaatacataaatatacattcatataaatatatatatataaatgtacccttacagcatatatatacgtatatatacatatacattaaatACGTACAAATTCATGCACATTTACCAGCGTAAAAtgcttattaaaaaaaagtaaatattttatcaacACAAAATTTATTcgatccttttttttttttttttgctgctTTTCCGTTTATTGATCACTTCAGATTATTAAAAAGCAATTAAGCTCTTTATTTATGGGAGAGATGCGACTTTtgtattttctaaaaatataattatagaaaTTATTTTGCCAATTATTTAATGGTATTCACGAgcagttaaaaaatatgtgagaatatgcatatacggtacatgcatacatacacaggcatatatataattgcatatatataattgcatAGATATACGTGAATACATAAACGTGCATAAATATACGCGCATAGATATACATGCATAGATATACGAGCTTATTTATACACGCATGTATTCACATGAATGCATTCAAACTTTCTCACATgtgtttataaaatttaaaagtgCCTCATAAGGGGCATCGCAAATGCAAAGCCtttatgcaaaataaaatttacatgAGTAGTTCACCATTTGAGTGAATTATACGTTTTAGTATTTGTTTGTTGTATGTTTGACTGTACTATTATTGATGAATAATAAAGTGCTTCTAATACTCGCTTTAGTAAAACATCAAGTCGACTTTGCATGCCCAGCATTTGCAGCTAGTATAGAAAGGAGAAAacgtatataaatacacacaAGACAAACACAGGGACATATACGAATGTCCTAGCACATATCCACATATGTATGcgcgtatgtatatacttatgtatgCACCTATGAGATGAGCTCCATTTTGACCTCATTAGGTTATGCCTTCTCTTACGCCTGCCCATGTTAGCAAGCAGTACATACGAAGAAAAAGGAGCACTAAAATGgatgaaaggaaaaaattgaaaatcaataatttatttacaactgttaacttaaataataaaaagcagGTAATAAATAGAAGTGCAGATAATGATGGAAGGATAAACAtagataaggaaaaaaaaaagagcataTGGTCTTTGTTTTCGAAAGTTGACGACCCGTTCGAGGAAAAGAAAGATGCAGACAGTGTAACTGATAAGGAGTATAACAGTAAGGCTACTCCTGATAAGATATATGGTGATAAGGCTACTACTGATAAGATATATGGTGATAGGGCTACTACTGATAAGATATATGGTGATAGGGCTACTACTGATAAGATATATGGTGATAAGGCTACTTCTGATAAGATATATGGTGATAAGGCTACTTCTGATAAGATATATGGTGATAAGGCTACTTCTGATAAGATATATGGTGATAAGGCTACTTCTGATAAGATATATGGTGATAAGGCTACTACTGATAGGCCAAATGACgacattttttttacgcCAAGAAATGCGCCCcaaaaaaaggaggaaaCCCCCAGAAGCTTAAGTCAAggcttatttaaaaatatgcaagagaattatgatattaaaaaagaaatagagaACATTTCAAACAGCTTTAAAcgtaaaaacaatatattattgtcaGAGAAAACAGATGATAGCCTGTTAAGTAATATACTATCAGCTAAgagaataaaaacaaataaaactaaaacaGAGGATAATTCGTCATCGTACAACTCatataaagaattttttttaagagtTACTAATCATAATCTCAaagaaaatgatgaaaagaaaaaagtggTATCCGACAATTTGGTAAATAACAAGATATgctacaaaataaaagatgatAATGTTCTTAGTAGAATAAAGAAAGAAAACAAGCAAAATCTCGGTGATCTTGAAGAGAAGAATAGAAATACTACCTTGTGTAATTACAAAGTGGATGATGATAGTATTACCTCGGGTAAAGGGCTAGGCAAAACATGCCCAACAACATCCGAtggagagaaaaaaaatatgtacacatgcataataaaaaagaaaaatatatgtgttcCTGTGAATGtagtaaatgaaaataaaaataaaaaaaataataataatataaaaaaactacAGAACTGTTTtagtaaaaatgataaatttgaTATATTCAATCACATAGGAGATGATGTGTTCAGGTATATTTTGtcaaatgtaaaaaataaaaatatgttattattaaatagaagattttgttatattattcgTTTCTTACGTTTAAAATTGATATATGATGagtctttaaaaaatactataCCCCCTgaaagtataataaaaacaatatatgcCTCTGAGAATATTGAAATATTAGACTTATCAGGATGTGCACACATAACGTCTCatcattttaatttactttGTAACTCTAATAATatcaaatttaataaaactttaaaaattttatgtttaaaaaattgtaataaaatatgtgatTCTAGCTTAAAAGCACTTTTACATAGATTCAGGAATTTAAAAGTAGTTGATATACGTAATTGTTATAAAATTAGTCATGAGGGAATATACCCTTTAAAATTTAGATCAACCTTAACTAAGTTGTACATTGGAAATATATCAGCGTCTAGTTTGACAAATTATCATTCCAATGACTCCCTAAGGGTATTGTTTGGGAATAGCACTAATGGGAGTATGGCTTATGGGAGTAGCCATGACAACAAGAACAATAACAGTGACTACATACTTCTAGACACAGTTCTGAAAAATTTAGTATGCTTCGAAATTACGAATGCAAAGCAGCTGAATGATATTTCttacttatatatgatagcgaaaaatttaaaaatttttaacctAAGTGGATGCAACATTGATGATTCcgcttctattttttttaaaagttttacAAACCTCATAGCTCTCAATTTGGCTGATACGAAAATATCAAATGAGGTGATGAAAACAGTAGTTAGCTGTTCAAAGAAATTGAGGATATTAGACATTTCCAAAACATTCGAAATGGATAACAATACGATTTTACAAATTTCGAGGAATCTCACGAATTTACGAAAAATTAAACTATCTTCATTgcagtaaataaaaaaaaaaaaaaagaaaaaagggaaaaacacataatatgtacatacatatatatatacaggcggataaatatatataaagatagACCAGTTTACATAGGAGAAATTGActaaagtttttttttttttttttattttattatgctcGGAAGTTTATGCCTCCATTTGACATTCGCCATTGCGTGTTCACACATACGTATAATAAGAAGCGCTTAGTTAAAACttcgaatttttttttttttttttccagaAATGTAGACAATTTTTGCATTCGAGAGTTTTTAAAACACTGCAGGGATTTAACAGCTATTGACTTCTCAAGTTGTTGGAAGGTCAATAACTCTTTCTGCAGTGCAAATGGGTTACATGTAGCATCAggtaattattcatatttacaCTTCGTACTAATggatacatataatattattgtgtTTTTGCCCCTTCTTACTAgtaaagagaaaataaacaCGCTCACATAATGCATATTCTCACGTACTTTCAATTTCAGGGTGTAAACTGAAAGACGTGGGGGCGTATCAGTGCTCCATCGATAGGAAGGTTTGCGAGGTGTCTCTATCCGAAGCTGGTTGTTCTTCCATTCGCGTGCAcatttataatgtaaaaatggaaaagcggaaaaaacgaaataaatttgaaaaattgataatgggaaaaaaaattgaaaaaacgaaataaatttgaaaaattgaaaatgggaaaaaaaaattgaaaaaacgaaaaaaaattgaaaaaaatggatgaataattaagattaaaaaataaaaattaataaaaagctTGCCCTAAAGTAGAGCGCGCGTTCATGCTGATACTCTTGCGTGCTCCCGTCAATACGCACGTGCATTATAAGTATATCcatacttatacatatatatacttatatatatatatatatatgtttttccCTTTTGTATGAATTCACAATGCAGGAGTTGAAATTGTTTGAGACATCAATATATACGGACATTAATTCCCTCGAGCACGCAGATTAAGATTACGGATATTTAAATATGGCACTGTCCTTCGTACTACATTTTGaactaaattttttgttatagcttttgttaatactttttttaatatatattttttttttttttaaataattttcttcatttttaccatttgattttattttttttaagttcaaaatgactttcttttttttttttttttttttttttttttttttttttatacatccGTTTTAAGATAACTTTTAAGGTAATTTTTAAGATAATTTTTAAGATAATTTTTAAGATAATTTTTAAGATAAATTTTAAGATAAtttttaagataaaaaaatttaagataaattttaagataatttttaagataaaaaaatttaagattgcactttcatttttattttaatttttattttttgaaatagtGCATCACATTTTTAGCCATTTTTCGTCGATTGGGTTAggcataatataatataaaaattatatttatggtATACACTTTCAAAtacatttacaaatatatttagatataaatatatacaaatatattgtacatttttacttaaatgtttatgttttcatatacatttacatgtatatttactaatatatttacgtCTATATTTACGAATATATTTACGTGTACATTTACTAGTATATTCACGTGTACATTTACTAGTATATTCGCGTGTACATTTacgtttatgtttatattatgaatactctcatatatacatatgcgcataaaaaattttttactataatttgtacaaaatgtacataaacaaataatactACCATAACCATgtgatattattatatccAGAAAATAATACCgcttattataaattttcactttttaagttatagaaaaaaaaaagaaaaaggaaaaaaaaaaaaaaaaatgatgaattgtttttataactttttatgAAGAGGAAATTATTAATGGGGAAAGGgtacaaattttttagttctaaagttttgtttaaaatgtaaattttttttcaaatatattttttttttttttttttttttttttttaagttataatatataaaattctttttttttttcataaaacgtgttttttcataaaatgaaGCTTTTTTTAAAGCACCTCCCTTTTTAAAACACAGCCCTTTTTAAGGTACAGTCTTATATAAAGTATAGTCTTATTTAAAGTATAGTCT
Proteins encoded:
- the LRR11 gene encoding leucine-rich repeat protein, yielding MPSLTPAHVSKQYIRRKRSTKMDERKKLKINNLFTTVNLNNKKQVINRSADNDGRINIDKEKKKSIWSLFSKVDDPFEEKKDADSVTDKEYNSKATPDKIYGDKATTDKIYGDRATTDKIYGDRATTDKIYGDKATSDKIYGDKATSDKIYGDKATSDKIYGDKATSDKIYGDKATTDRPNDDIFFTPRNAPQKKEETPRSLSQGLFKNMQENYDIKKEIENISNSFKRKNNILLSEKTDDSLLSNILSAKRIKTNKTKTEDNSSSYNSYKEFFLRVTNHNLKENDEKKKVVSDNLVNNKICYKIKDDNVLSRIKKENKQNLGDLEEKNRNTTLCNYKVDDDSITSGKGLGKTCPTTSDGEKKNMYTCIIKKKNICVPVNVVNENKNKKNNNNIKKLQNCFSKNDKFDIFNHIGDDVFRYILSNVKNKNMLLLNRRFCYIIRFLRLKLIYDESLKNTIPPESIIKTIYASENIEILDLSGCAHITSHHFNLLCNSNNIKFNKTLKILCLKNCNKICDSSLKALLHRFRNLKVVDIRNCYKISHEGIYPLKFRSTLTKLYIGNISASSLTNYHSNDSLRVLFGNSTNGSMAYGSSHDNKNNNSDYILLDTVLKNLVCFEITNAKQLNDISYLYMIAKNLKIFNLSGCNIDDSASIFFKSFTNLIALNLADTKISNEVMKTVVSCSKKLRILDISKTFEMDNNTILQISRNLTNLRKIKLSSLQNVDNFCIREFLKHCRDLTAIDFSSCWKVNNSFCSANGLHVASGCKLKDVGAYQCSIDRKVCEVSLSEAGCSSIRVHIYNELKLFETSIYTDINSLEHAD